A single Rhopalosiphum padi isolate XX-2018 chromosome 4, ASM2088224v1, whole genome shotgun sequence DNA region contains:
- the LOC132930036 gene encoding uncharacterized protein LOC132930036 yields MSTVFKTTLGPILSLGKILGLINISYILESDGLLIKNINSQYYTFLEVSRMIVLIICTYIVHTNAFYYIIEFRLVKFWFVVIAGRLSEKWTIKLINSIIQFDENISLLSPAVILNDRKWFLSKTNWNYILISFLIYFIGFEVYAVYLWPPKDVNIYIIIVYFFGVPYITDYVVFITVFFYLVNIAYKFQTINNYWKFLPAGLVATSNNEWTHHEIVMLIENIRMLHAKLSEILKIFNLGYGLLLLHFFVFNFIDMIYLFYVMIKHEFISPNVSFIECIIHYLPLYIFKLQIVISIMLIIVATSWIKEKKNKIVSYLRLIRISNLPVDIKIQIKTFMVQISNSELDEITAFGFFNINMNLVVSMLVLLMTGITTLIQMKNHPIILEMFNNTVRYRKNWVRN; encoded by the exons ATGTCAACTGTTTTCAAAACAACGCTCGGGCCTATTTTAAGTTTAGGCAAGATTTTAGggctaattaatatttcatatattttggaATCTGATggattactaattaaaaatataaactcacagtattatacatttcttgAAGTTTCAAGAATGATCGTGttgataatatgtacatatatcgTTCATACAAAtgcattttattacataattgaaTTTCGATTAGTTAAATTTTGGTTCGTAGTTATTGCAGGAAGGTTATCAGAAAAATGGACGATAAA gttgaTTAATAGCATCATAcaatttgatgaaaatatatcattactCTCACCTGCAGTAATATTGAATGATCGCAAATGGTTTCTAAGTAAAACGAattggaattatattttaatttcatttttgatatattttattgggtTTGAAGTTTATGCTGTTTACTTATGGCCACCGAAGGATGTcaacatttacattattatcgtatacTTTTTTGGTGTACCATATATTACCGATTATGTGGTttttataacagtatttttttatctCGTCAACATCGcatataaatttcaaacaataaataattattggaaaTTCCTTCCGGCTGGGCTGGTCGCTACTTCCAATAATGAATGGACTCATCATGAAATAGTTATGTTGATAGAAAACATTAGAATGTTACACGCTAAATTATctgaaatcttaaaaatattcaatttgggTTACGGTTTATTGCTCTTGCACttctttgtattcaattttattgatatgatatatttattttatgtaatgataaaacatgaatttatatcaCCAAATGTTAGTTTTAtagaatgtattatacattatttaccattatacatttttaaattacaaatagtaATTTCCATAATGTTAATCATCGTTGCAACTTCTTGGATAAAAGAAAAG aaaaataaaatcgtatcaTATTTACGATTAATTCGGATTTCAAATTTACCCGTTGACATTAAAATTC AGATTAAAACGTTTATGGTTCAAATATCAAACTCGGAATTGGATGAAATAACTGCATTTGGatttttcaacataaatatGAATCTAGTAGTATCA ATGCTTGTATTACTAATGACTGGAATAACAACATTAATACAGATGAAAAATCATcctattattttagaaatgtttaataatactgTTCGGTATCGCAAAAACTGGGTAAGAAACTAG
- the LOC132928821 gene encoding 1-phosphatidylinositol 4,5-bisphosphate phosphodiesterase classes I and II isoform X1, with protein sequence MAPLDVPRVLLDGEKVVKWDDESGIGLPVTIKVDERGFFLYWMDQKKDCEVIDMSTIRDTRTGKYARVPKDTKLRSVVCMGSQEPLGDKTITVVVATDFVNVSFINFCCNKKQTAQVWTDGLLKLALNLAQLNWSPIAFLHKTHTKLNLLVDKNGKIPIKNILKTFAQNKDDRKKIEKALESSGLPSNKNDFVSPAKFIFEDFFTFYKNLTTRPEVAQLFDDICCSDRGASGKKKLMTVDQFVDFLNRTQRDPRLNEILHPYANSDRAKDLIREFEPNKQSAQRGLLSFDGFLKYLMSADNPIVSSTTFELNNDMDQPLSHYFINSSHNTYLTGHQLTGKSSVEIYRQCLLSGCRCVELDLWNGKTNEPVILHGYTFVPEVSAREVIEAIAESAFKSSDYPVILSFENHCNTKQQAKIAQYCHEYFGDMLLYEPLDSHKLEPGISLPPPSMLKNKIIIKNKKKHHHHHKKPTASVVLEPATAATMVLGNGDLPRGPIRQSSKDSNQDDDEDDDDSSSDTDGEEEDIDRTVDLKHVLQGKPLVDKVSNTKETEAGTEISVLVNYCQSVQFTSFENAEKKNRHYEMSSFDEKQAMTLLKERPMEFVKYNKNQLSRVYPAGTRFDSSNFMPQVFWNAGCQLVALNYQTMDVAMQLNLGIFEYNMRSGYLLKPEFMRRADRTFDPFAESTVDGIIAGTLTVDIISGQLLTDKRVGTYVDIEMYGLPADTVRKKFRTRTVPYNGINPVYGDEPFVFKKVVLPQLASLRLAVFEESGKLIGHRVIPVVGLCPGYRHVVLRNEMGQPLPSGTLFLKITVKDYVPDGLSDFAEALANPIKFQSDLEKRTKQLAVYADESDQSVDEASVAPAERDVKPVTRHQTSCPDLPTGHQMTVTLPASHRKSVTVNPVSTMEYSVNDDFSKGPKVAQRNLPTLLTTSLSEGVVAESLSKLNENKLVKDKKMELEKKIEVLRRKYEKDRYRVQHLKPSHDSDRKRMSKFSMSSRFVKRLSIKNMYQESILQSNQDASESSECDTDNSTSSMPRMSRSQSERLLAISKDHVIQERDLREKYHEIVFSSLEKVMRLSQSNQMKMLRVLLDKETAEVMKKLQDRRRHEMKSLAKIHKDKDEIGRIKREVSSSMVEKGVNERVRLAQIYEKKTEELEKQHEEIRQNFNDLKKKAKAELIKEFEAKLQNVEFGVGPSTKAEFEQ encoded by the exons GTATGGACAGATGGTCTTTTGAAGCTTGCTCTGAATTTGGCGCAGCTAAATTGGTCACCAATAGCGTTTTTGCACAAAACGCATaccaaattgaatttattagtaGACAAGAATGgaaaaattccaataaaaaa tattctcAAGACGTTCGCGCAAAACAAAGATGATAGGAAGAAAATCGAAAAGGCCCTGGAGTCATCTGGATTACCATCGAATAAA AATGATTTTGTTAGTCCGGCAAAGTTTATATTCGAAGACTTTTTCACTTTCTACAAAAATCTCACGACTCGACCCGAAGTTGCGCAATTATTTGATGACAT ATGTTGTAGTGATCGCGGAGCTTCGGGTAAGAAAAAACTTATGACAGTTGATCAGTTCGTTGATTTCTTGAATCGTACTCAAAGAGATCCTCGTCTAAATGAAATACTCCACCCATATGCAAATTCAGATAGAGCAAAAGATCTGATTCGTGAATTTGAACCTAATAAACAAAGCGCTCAACGAGGCTTGTTGAGTTTTGACGGTTTTCTCAAGTATCTGATGAGCGCTGACAACCCTATAGTATCGTCTACTACGTTTGAATTAAACAACGACATGGATCAGCCGCTATcacattatttcataaattcgtCACATAACACTTACTTGACTG gtCACCAGTTGACTGGTAAGTCATCCGTAGAGATTTACAGACAGTGCCTACTGTCTGGATGTCGATGCGTTGAATTAGATTTGTGGAATGGAAAGACAAATGAACCGGTAATCCTGCACGGATATACATTTGTACCAGAAGTGTCAGCTCGAGAAGTAATAGAGGCAATCGCTGAATCGGCTTTCAAATCGTCGGATTACCCAGTCatattatcatttgaaaatCATTGCAACACTAAACAACAAGCGAAAATAGCCCAATACTGTCATGAATATTTTGGTGATATGTTGTTGTATGAACCATTGGACAgccataaa CTCGAGCCCGGCATATCGTTACCACCCCCTTCAAtgctgaaaaacaaaataatcataaaaaataagaaaaaacacCACCATCATCATAAAAAGCCTACGGCTAGTGTAGTATTGGAGCCTGCTACAGCTGCAACTATGGTGTTAGGTAATGGAGATTTACCACGAGGACCTATTCGACAATCTAGCAAGGACAGTAATCAAGACGATGATGAAG aCGACGACGACAGCAGTAGTGATACAGATGGAGAAGAAGAGGATATAGATAGAACAGTTGATTTAAAACATGTATTACAAGGTAAGCCTTTGGTTGATAAAGTATCCAACACCAAAGAGACAGAAGCTGGTACAGAAATTTCAGTTCTCGTAAATTATTGTCAATCAGTGCAATTCACCTCATTTGAAAACGCGGAaa aaaaaaaccGGCACTATGAGATGTCATCGTTTGACGAGAAACAAGCCATGACGCTACTGAAAGAAAGGCCAATGGAGTTtgtcaagtataataaaaatcaattgagTCGAGTTTATCCGGCCGGAACGCGTTTTGACTCGTCCAACTTCATGCCGCAAGTATTTTGGAACGCAGGATGTCAGCTAGTTGCATTAAATTACCAAACCATGGACGTGGCGATGCAGCTAAATTTAGGAATATTCGAGTACAATATGCGCAGTGGTTATTTGTTGAAACCGGAGTTCATGAGACGCGCCGACCGTACGTTCGACCCGTTCGCCGAATCCACTGTGGATGGAATCATTGCTGGTACATTGACCGTCGATATCATATCCGGTCAATTGCTCACAGACAAACGCGTCGGAACTTACGTGGACATCGAGATGTACGGCTTGCCGGCCGACACGGTCAGGAAGAAATTTCGTACTCGGACGGTACCGTATAACGGCATTAATCCGGTGTACGGCGATGAAccttttgttttcaaaaaa GTGGTCCTTCCTCAACTCGCATCTCTGCGTCTAGCTGTTTTCGAGGAGTCCGGGAAATTGATCGGCCATCGTGTCATTCCAGTAGTTGGACTCTGCCCGGGATACAGGCACGTCGTACTGCGTAATGAAATGGGTCAGCCCCTGCCTAGTGGAACGTTGTTCTTAAAAATCACGGTAAAAGACTATGTGCCAGACGGCTTATCGGATTTTGCCGAAGCCCTGGCTAATCCTATTAAATTCCAATCTGATCTGGAAAAACGCACCAAGCAATTAGCTGTCTATGCAGACGAATCGGACCAATCTGTCGACGAA GCGAGTGTTGCACCGGCGGAACGCGACGTAAAACCAGTTACCCGTCACCAAACCAGCTGCCCGGATTTGCCCACCGGCCATCAGATGACTGTTACGTTGCCGGCATCGCACCGAAAGTCGGTGACCGTTAATCCCGTGTCGACGATGGAATATTCGGTCAATGATGATTTTAGCAAGGGCCCGAAAGTCGCGCAAAGGAATCTTCCGACGTTGTTGACTACTTCTC TGAGCGAAGGTGTAGTCGCCGAATCTCTTTCGAAGCTTAACGAAAACAAACTGGTTAAGGATAAGAAAATGGAGCTGGAGAAAAAGATCGAAGTTCTTCGgagaaaatatgaaaaagaCAGATATCGCGTTCAGCATCTGAAACCGTCACACGATTCGGATCGGAAGCGAATGTCCAAGTTCTCAATGAGTTCCCGATTTGTTAAGCGGCTATCGATAAAAAAcatgta CCAGGAGAGCATACTGCAGAGTAACCAAGATGCGTCCGAATCCTCTGAATGCGACACGGACAATTCCACTAGCTCGATGCCGAGAATGTCGAGAAGTCAGTCCGAACGGTTGTTGGCGATTAGCAAAGACCACGTGATACAAGAACGGGACCTCCGTGAGAAATATCACGAGATCGTGTTTTCGTCGTTGGAGAAAGTGATGCGTTTGTCGCAATCGAACCAGATGAAAATGTTGCGCGTACTGTTAGACAAAGAGACCGCGGAAGTAATGAAAAAGCTGCAGGACCGCCGAAGACATGAAATGAAATCGTTGGCAAAAATACACAAGGACAAAGACGAGATTGGAAG GATCAAGCGAGAAGTATCTAGTTCAATGGTGGAAAAGGGTGTAAATGAACGGGTGCGCTTAGCTCAGATCTATGAGAAGAAGACTGAGGAACTAGAAAAACAGCACGAAGAAATCAGACAAAATTTTAATGATCTCAAGAAAAAA GCAAAAGCGGAATTGATCAAAGAATTCGAGGCCAAATTACAAAACGTTGAATTCGGGGTTGGGCCGAGCACTAAGGCCGAATTCGAACAATGA
- the LOC132928821 gene encoding 1-phosphatidylinositol 4,5-bisphosphate phosphodiesterase classes I and II isoform X2, with translation MAPLDVPRVLLDGEKVVKWDDESGIGLPVTIKVDERGFFLYWMDQKKDCEVIDMSTIRDTRTGKYARVPKDTKLRSVVCMGSQEPLGDKTITVVVATDFVNVSFINFCCNKKQTAQVWTDGLLKLALNLAQLNWSPIAFLHKTHTKLNLLVDKNGKIPIKNILKTFAQNKDDRKKIEKALESSGLPSNKNDFVSPAKFIFEDFFTFYKNLTTRPEVAQLFDDICCSDRGASGKKKLMTVDQFVDFLNRTQRDPRLNEILHPYANSDRAKDLIREFEPNKQSAQRGLLSFDGFLKYLMSADNPIVSSTTFELNNDMDQPLSHYFINSSHNTYLTGHQLTGKSSVEIYRQCLLSGCRCVELDLWNGKTNEPVILHGYTFVPEVSAREVIEAIAESAFKSSDYPVILSFENHCNTKQQAKIAQYCHEYFGDMLLYEPLDSHKLEPGISLPPPSMLKNKIIIKNKKKHHHHHKKPTASVVLEPATAATMVLGNGDLPRGPIRQSSKDSNQDDDEDDDDSSSDTDGEEEDIDRTVDLKHVLQGKPLVDKVSNTKETEAGTEISVLVNYCQSVQFTSFENAEKKNRHYEMSSFDEKQAMTLLKERPMEFVKYNKNQLSRVYPAGTRFDSSNFMPQVFWNAGCQLVALNYQTMDVAMQLNLGIFEYNMRSGYLLKPEFMRRADRTFDPFAESTVDGIIAGTLTVDIISGQLLTDKRVGTYVDIEMYGLPADTVRKKFRTRTVPYNGINPVYGDEPFVFKKVVLPQLASLRLAVFEESGKLIGHRVIPVVGLCPGYRHVVLRNEMGQPLPSGTLFLKITVKDYVPDGLSDFAEALANPIKFQSDLEKRTKQLAVYADESDQSVDEASVAPAERDVKPVTRHQTSCPDLPTGHQMTVTLPASHRKSVTVNPVSTMEYSVNDDFSKGPKVAQRNLPTLLTTSLSEGVVAESLSKLNENKLVKDKKMELEKKIEVLRRKYEKDRYRVQHLKPSHDSDRKRMSKFSMSSRFVKRLSIKNIQESILQSNQDASESSECDTDNSTSSMPRMSRSQSERLLAISKDHVIQERDLREKYHEIVFSSLEKVMRLSQSNQMKMLRVLLDKETAEVMKKLQDRRRHEMKSLAKIHKDKDEIGRIKREVSSSMVEKGVNERVRLAQIYEKKTEELEKQHEEIRQNFNDLKKKAKAELIKEFEAKLQNVEFGVGPSTKAEFEQ, from the exons GTATGGACAGATGGTCTTTTGAAGCTTGCTCTGAATTTGGCGCAGCTAAATTGGTCACCAATAGCGTTTTTGCACAAAACGCATaccaaattgaatttattagtaGACAAGAATGgaaaaattccaataaaaaa tattctcAAGACGTTCGCGCAAAACAAAGATGATAGGAAGAAAATCGAAAAGGCCCTGGAGTCATCTGGATTACCATCGAATAAA AATGATTTTGTTAGTCCGGCAAAGTTTATATTCGAAGACTTTTTCACTTTCTACAAAAATCTCACGACTCGACCCGAAGTTGCGCAATTATTTGATGACAT ATGTTGTAGTGATCGCGGAGCTTCGGGTAAGAAAAAACTTATGACAGTTGATCAGTTCGTTGATTTCTTGAATCGTACTCAAAGAGATCCTCGTCTAAATGAAATACTCCACCCATATGCAAATTCAGATAGAGCAAAAGATCTGATTCGTGAATTTGAACCTAATAAACAAAGCGCTCAACGAGGCTTGTTGAGTTTTGACGGTTTTCTCAAGTATCTGATGAGCGCTGACAACCCTATAGTATCGTCTACTACGTTTGAATTAAACAACGACATGGATCAGCCGCTATcacattatttcataaattcgtCACATAACACTTACTTGACTG gtCACCAGTTGACTGGTAAGTCATCCGTAGAGATTTACAGACAGTGCCTACTGTCTGGATGTCGATGCGTTGAATTAGATTTGTGGAATGGAAAGACAAATGAACCGGTAATCCTGCACGGATATACATTTGTACCAGAAGTGTCAGCTCGAGAAGTAATAGAGGCAATCGCTGAATCGGCTTTCAAATCGTCGGATTACCCAGTCatattatcatttgaaaatCATTGCAACACTAAACAACAAGCGAAAATAGCCCAATACTGTCATGAATATTTTGGTGATATGTTGTTGTATGAACCATTGGACAgccataaa CTCGAGCCCGGCATATCGTTACCACCCCCTTCAAtgctgaaaaacaaaataatcataaaaaataagaaaaaacacCACCATCATCATAAAAAGCCTACGGCTAGTGTAGTATTGGAGCCTGCTACAGCTGCAACTATGGTGTTAGGTAATGGAGATTTACCACGAGGACCTATTCGACAATCTAGCAAGGACAGTAATCAAGACGATGATGAAG aCGACGACGACAGCAGTAGTGATACAGATGGAGAAGAAGAGGATATAGATAGAACAGTTGATTTAAAACATGTATTACAAGGTAAGCCTTTGGTTGATAAAGTATCCAACACCAAAGAGACAGAAGCTGGTACAGAAATTTCAGTTCTCGTAAATTATTGTCAATCAGTGCAATTCACCTCATTTGAAAACGCGGAaa aaaaaaaccGGCACTATGAGATGTCATCGTTTGACGAGAAACAAGCCATGACGCTACTGAAAGAAAGGCCAATGGAGTTtgtcaagtataataaaaatcaattgagTCGAGTTTATCCGGCCGGAACGCGTTTTGACTCGTCCAACTTCATGCCGCAAGTATTTTGGAACGCAGGATGTCAGCTAGTTGCATTAAATTACCAAACCATGGACGTGGCGATGCAGCTAAATTTAGGAATATTCGAGTACAATATGCGCAGTGGTTATTTGTTGAAACCGGAGTTCATGAGACGCGCCGACCGTACGTTCGACCCGTTCGCCGAATCCACTGTGGATGGAATCATTGCTGGTACATTGACCGTCGATATCATATCCGGTCAATTGCTCACAGACAAACGCGTCGGAACTTACGTGGACATCGAGATGTACGGCTTGCCGGCCGACACGGTCAGGAAGAAATTTCGTACTCGGACGGTACCGTATAACGGCATTAATCCGGTGTACGGCGATGAAccttttgttttcaaaaaa GTGGTCCTTCCTCAACTCGCATCTCTGCGTCTAGCTGTTTTCGAGGAGTCCGGGAAATTGATCGGCCATCGTGTCATTCCAGTAGTTGGACTCTGCCCGGGATACAGGCACGTCGTACTGCGTAATGAAATGGGTCAGCCCCTGCCTAGTGGAACGTTGTTCTTAAAAATCACGGTAAAAGACTATGTGCCAGACGGCTTATCGGATTTTGCCGAAGCCCTGGCTAATCCTATTAAATTCCAATCTGATCTGGAAAAACGCACCAAGCAATTAGCTGTCTATGCAGACGAATCGGACCAATCTGTCGACGAA GCGAGTGTTGCACCGGCGGAACGCGACGTAAAACCAGTTACCCGTCACCAAACCAGCTGCCCGGATTTGCCCACCGGCCATCAGATGACTGTTACGTTGCCGGCATCGCACCGAAAGTCGGTGACCGTTAATCCCGTGTCGACGATGGAATATTCGGTCAATGATGATTTTAGCAAGGGCCCGAAAGTCGCGCAAAGGAATCTTCCGACGTTGTTGACTACTTCTC TGAGCGAAGGTGTAGTCGCCGAATCTCTTTCGAAGCTTAACGAAAACAAACTGGTTAAGGATAAGAAAATGGAGCTGGAGAAAAAGATCGAAGTTCTTCGgagaaaatatgaaaaagaCAGATATCGCGTTCAGCATCTGAAACCGTCACACGATTCGGATCGGAAGCGAATGTCCAAGTTCTCAATGAGTTCCCGATTTGTTAAGCGGCTATCGATAAAAAAcat CCAGGAGAGCATACTGCAGAGTAACCAAGATGCGTCCGAATCCTCTGAATGCGACACGGACAATTCCACTAGCTCGATGCCGAGAATGTCGAGAAGTCAGTCCGAACGGTTGTTGGCGATTAGCAAAGACCACGTGATACAAGAACGGGACCTCCGTGAGAAATATCACGAGATCGTGTTTTCGTCGTTGGAGAAAGTGATGCGTTTGTCGCAATCGAACCAGATGAAAATGTTGCGCGTACTGTTAGACAAAGAGACCGCGGAAGTAATGAAAAAGCTGCAGGACCGCCGAAGACATGAAATGAAATCGTTGGCAAAAATACACAAGGACAAAGACGAGATTGGAAG GATCAAGCGAGAAGTATCTAGTTCAATGGTGGAAAAGGGTGTAAATGAACGGGTGCGCTTAGCTCAGATCTATGAGAAGAAGACTGAGGAACTAGAAAAACAGCACGAAGAAATCAGACAAAATTTTAATGATCTCAAGAAAAAA GCAAAAGCGGAATTGATCAAAGAATTCGAGGCCAAATTACAAAACGTTGAATTCGGGGTTGGGCCGAGCACTAAGGCCGAATTCGAACAATGA